CTTATTTTCTAGTCAAAGATAAATCTCAGCTGACGTTTGAGATTCCCTCAACGGAGTTTCGCAACCACCTGACTGGCGGGGTAGAGCGCTTTGATGGCCAATTCGACTTCGACCAGGCCGAGATCGATCTGGCCTTTCAAGGGCTGACGGCGACGACCGCCACGGTCACCGATCGCAACCTGGGGCGACAGCTCACCCTCTCCTGGAGCGCCGACTACACCAAGCTGGTGTTCTGGACCGTGCAGGGCAAAGACTACTACTGCCTGGAACCCTGGACGGCCCCTCGCAATGCCCTGAACACGGGCGAAAACTTGTCCATCATTGACCCCCAGCAGAGCCTGGAAACTACGGTTCAGATGGCGATCGCTTTCCTGTAGTACCGCCGTCTCCTGCGGTTCTGGCTGACCAAATTCGGGGATCGCCCGGCTTGGAGTGATCCCGGACGACAGTCAGGAGGCAATGAGATCCGTTAAAATGTGCTTCGGCCTGGAGGGATTTACCCACCGAGGCTGCTTCCCTGCACCGTAGCTGGTTCTATGACCCAACTCAACAACGGCATCACGCTATTTTTTAGCCTGCTGGTCGAAGCCATGCCCTTTCTGCTGCTGGGGGTGATTTTTTCCAGCGTGCTGCTGCTGTTTGTCGATGAGCAAAAGCTGCTGGCGATGATGCCCAAAAACCCAGTCCTGGCGGCTTTGGCAGGTGGCTTGATTGGCTTTATGTTTCCGGTGTGCGAGTGCGGCAACATTCCGGTAGCCCGACGGCTGCTCACCAAGGGGGCCCCCACGGCGGTCGCGATTGGGTATCTGCTGGCCGCGCCCACGGTGAACCCGATCGTGTTTTGGGCCACCTGGATTGCCTTCCGCGACCAGCCCGAAATCGTGTTTTTGCGGGTGATTTTCACCCTGATTGTGGCGGTGACCATCGCCTTGATCTTCAGCACCCAGGCCGATGTGCGGCCTTTTCTGCAGGACAACCTGACCCGCGCCATGGGCCCGGAGCCTGCCGTCGAGACGGTGGCGGCTCCCGAGGTGTCACCGCTGCTCAAGTCGGGCACCTTTTTGATGCAGTCGCCGGGACAGGTGCTGCAGCTCGATGCCCCCCCGGCCCAGGTGCTGGCCCAGGTGGCGGCCGCCCCGCCGCTGGTGGACCGACTGCGGATGATGGTTGACAACATGGTGCTGGAGCTGCGGGAGTTGGGCGCCGTGCTGGTGATCGGTAGCGCGATCGCCGCCTTCGTGCAGGTGGCCGTGCCGCGGGAGATGACCGTTGACTTGTATTATTCTGAGCGATTTGGTCGGGCACTAAGGCGGGTAAACCCTCCACTCCGATCGCTCGTTTGATTTTTTCCAGTTCAGCCAACAGATTTGCCAACTCTGCGGCTTGGGCCGATTGACCCGCCAGCAGGGGCGCGTTACACCGGCAGCCGGTGTCTGGTGGATTAGGCACGGGTGGGGTTGGGGTGTTGGGAGGTGCCTGTGTGAAACCGCCTGGGGTAGTGGGATTTTCGACTTTGCCAGTATTGGCCGTGAGAATGGTGGGGATGGCGGGAATAGCCAGGGCGGGAATAGCCAGCAGAGGAGCTAAGGCGGGGTCGCGCAAGCTCTCTAGAAATGACTCCTCACCGGGCCTTAGATAACCGCCGTTTGGCAGCTTGACGGTGTTGGGACTGTTAACCGGGCTGGAAACGGTGTAGCCGGTATCGGTGCCGGTGACGATGGTGCCGCCGGGCAGTCGAACCGTTTCCCCTGGGCTGAGATTGGGAAGGCGATCGCGGGCCGGAGTCGGTGCCGGGGCACCGGCAGGGGTGTTGCTCGGGGTGGCCGCCGGTGCTGCGGTTGGGTCAGGGTTGGCCGTGGGAGTGGTCACCGGCGCCGGAGTGATCAGCGGATCAGCGGCGGGTAGGACTGTGGCTGGTACGGGGGCAGCTGGCGCAGCGGCGGAGGCAGCTGCGGGGCGGATTGCCGGAGTGAGAGCGGGGGTATTCGCCGGGGCGGGGGCCGATGACGGAGCAACGGTCGCCGGTGTGGCAGGTCTGGACAGGGCAGTGGTCGGGTTGTAGGGGTCGCGTTGAGGGCGATCGGTGGGGCGGTTGGGTGGTTGAGAGTTGGTGCCGGGTGTCGAATAATCCGGAGTGTTGCAGCTTGCAATGGTGATGTTTACA
The Leptolyngbya sp. KIOST-1 genome window above contains:
- a CDS encoding permease; the protein is MTQLNNGITLFFSLLVEAMPFLLLGVIFSSVLLLFVDEQKLLAMMPKNPVLAALAGGLIGFMFPVCECGNIPVARRLLTKGAPTAVAIGYLLAAPTVNPIVFWATWIAFRDQPEIVFLRVIFTLIVAVTIALIFSTQADVRPFLQDNLTRAMGPEPAVETVAAPEVSPLLKSGTFLMQSPGQVLQLDAPPAQVLAQVAAAPPLVDRLRMMVDNMVLELRELGAVLVIGSAIAAFVQVAVPREMTVDLYYSERFGRALRRVNPPLRSLV